From Pseudoalteromonas rubra, one genomic window encodes:
- a CDS encoding phospholipase, with amino-acid sequence MKKLLLLSALTLTANGVQAFSQETHKRIVIDAVSYMAQNPSTTQFAKLQAYAQSHGMSVTQLAEVMGQAAYDVDDFEDTFFCGAITGDCVQAPLWGAAKSIVKYTSYWHFQNHTQGADVHGNDFGGYNYDKLTVWGTIDNMAATWLKGDYLDDGKGGETGWFSADDSEYDSYGITEKNYRIGSHSTYNMYDDFEEMPFQPIDNLGQYWYQSYLQNGNPQILGFVFHTTDLLQPHHTWTTSDLNHAGWESWVKDYYDQENLNNLSLVKQAMASFSAPDAANQDIRPLLTQGGAYSYSQGGIVLNSEDHYDRVTTARQVIPHAIAMVVHMLNHAMVAR; translated from the coding sequence CATTCAGTCAGGAAACACATAAGCGCATCGTTATCGATGCCGTCAGCTACATGGCGCAAAACCCCTCAACGACACAATTCGCTAAACTTCAGGCTTACGCTCAGTCACACGGTATGAGCGTGACTCAGCTTGCCGAAGTAATGGGGCAAGCCGCCTATGATGTTGATGACTTTGAAGATACCTTCTTCTGTGGCGCCATTACCGGCGACTGTGTACAGGCACCTCTGTGGGGCGCGGCTAAAAGTATTGTCAAATACACCAGCTACTGGCACTTCCAAAATCACACTCAAGGTGCAGATGTCCATGGTAACGATTTTGGTGGATATAATTATGACAAGCTTACAGTCTGGGGCACTATCGACAATATGGCAGCTACTTGGTTAAAAGGCGACTACCTGGATGATGGAAAAGGCGGTGAAACAGGCTGGTTCAGTGCTGACGACAGCGAATATGACAGCTATGGCATCACTGAAAAGAACTATCGTATAGGCAGCCACTCAACCTATAACATGTATGATGACTTTGAAGAAATGCCGTTCCAGCCTATCGATAACCTTGGCCAGTACTGGTACCAAAGCTACCTGCAAAACGGGAACCCACAGATCCTGGGTTTTGTATTTCATACCACAGATCTGTTGCAGCCCCACCATACCTGGACCACCTCAGACCTTAACCATGCTGGTTGGGAATCCTGGGTGAAAGACTATTATGATCAGGAAAACCTCAATAATTTGAGCTTAGTAAAACAAGCCATGGCCAGCTTTTCTGCACCTGATGCGGCCAATCAAGATATTCGACCTCTACTGACACAAGGCGGTGCTTACTCTTATTCGCAAGGCGGGATCGTGTTGAACTCAGAAGATCACTATGATCGAGTAACAACTGCACGTCAGGTTATTCCCCATGCAATTGCCATGGTCGTACATATGCTTAATCATGCGATGGTAGCGCGTTAA